One Capsicum annuum cultivar UCD-10X-F1 chromosome 2, UCD10Xv1.1, whole genome shotgun sequence genomic window carries:
- the LOC107859508 gene encoding transcription factor bHLH112 — protein MADEYQAGVCGGNWWNSSRSIFGSSLCASSVPLGNSNFAWPNDHLLDMKSSCRSNDESGNSDESVVLQELPKHDSTLQILGIGLNSSSTSDNWNHTLIHGNDKSESSYPSILLQDLNSSMNYQQESGVDCSSNSFKQDFTLGMNHPITSSTNTDDQSTTMISSTFPMDSSFSNYTSSLLQTLFENDPPNPPQQQQPQLQQSMFATNNNQPVSFPTSSLNYRPDLNDFSPSLPKFPNSLMRPSLALPKQTPSDFPNYSINATAPLYNTSSATSLNNMRGNLLPSMHQQLLQSPTFNEKSSVPNRNSKSNVEELRESSSRVAKKSGNNEPTLKRARIETPSPLPSFKVRKEKLGDRITALQQLVSPFGKTDTASVLHEAIEYIKFLHDQVNVLSTPYLKNGSTSQQQQIVDKVKEQDLRSRGLCLVPISSTFPVATETTSDFWTPNFGGTTFR, from the exons ATGGCTGATGAGTATCAAGCTGGAGTTTGTGGAGGAAACTGGTGGAATTCAAGTAGAAGTATATTTGGTTCATCATTATGTGCATCTTCAGTTCCTTTAGGGAACTCCAACTTTGCATGGCCAAATGATCATTTGTTGGATATGAAATCCTCCTGTAGGTCTAATGATGAATCTGGTAATTCTGATGAATCTGTAGTTCTTCAAGAATTACCCAAGCATGATTCCACTCTACAAATCTTGGGTATTGGCCTTAATTCTTCATCAACATCAGATAACTGGAATCATACCTTGAT CCATGGAAATGATAAAAGTGAAAGCAGCTACCCTTCAATACTACTACAAGACCTAAATTCAAGCATGAACTACCAGCAAGAAAGTGGAGTTGATTGTTCAAGCAACTCATTTAAACAAGATTTCACCTTAGGCATGAATCATCCCATCACTAGCTCAACTAATACTGATGATCAATCCACTACTATGATTTCTTCAACCTTCCCAATGGATTCTTCCTTCTCTAATTATACTTCATCTTTACTTCAAACTCTATTTGAAAATGATCCTCCTAATCctcctcaacaacaacaaccacaattACAACAATCTATGTTTGCTACTAATAACAACCAGCCAGTGAGCTTCCCAACATCATCCTTAAACTATAGGCCAGATTTGAATGATTTTTCACCTTCTTTGCCTAAATTCCCTAATTCCTTGATGAGGCCTTCATTAGCTTTACCAAAACAAACGCCTTCTGATTTTCCAAATTACTCTATTAATGCTACAGCCCCTCTCTACAATACTTCATCAGCCACATCGTTGAACAATATGCGCGGCAATCTTTTGCCTTCGATGCATCAACAACTGTTGCAGTCACCAACATTTAACGAGAAATCAAGTGTTCCTAACCGTAATTCTAAG tctaatgttgaagaaTTAAGAGAGTCGAGCTCGAGGGTGGCTAAGAAAAGTGGGAATAATGAGCCAACATTGAAGAGAGCAAGAATAGAGACACCATCACCATTGCCAAGTTTTAAG GTCAGAAAAGAGAAGTTGGGGGACCGGATTACTGCTCTCCAGCAATTGGTTTCACCTTTTGGAAAG ACTGATACAGCTTCAGTTCTCCATGAAGCTATTGAGTACATCAAATTTCTCCACGATCAAGTCAAT GTTCTTAGTACTCCTTATTTGAAAAATGGATCAACCTCTCAACAACAACAG ATTGTTGATAAGGTTAAGGAACAAGATTTGAGGAGCCGAGGATTATGCCTCGTACCGATATCGAGTACTTTCCCAGTAGCAACTGAAACTACTTCAGATTTTTGGACTCCAAATTTTGGTGGTACTACATTCAGGTAG